The following is a genomic window from Cinclus cinclus chromosome 7, bCinCin1.1, whole genome shotgun sequence.
TCCCCTGTCCCCGCTGTGTTGCAGTCGCGGACGCCctgagcagtgacatcagcagGAGCCTGAACGTTGCCACCATcgtggtgctggtgctggctctgctcagctccctgctcagctctggctTCACCTGCACCAACGCTGTCAGCAACCCCTACCAGACATTCCTGGGACCTGTGGGAGTCTACACCTGGAATTCCGCGTGCGGTGAGTGGCGGCGTCTTCCTGAAATTCTGACGTTTTATATGGAGCTGCAAGAAGGAGCACCTGGAAATGCGTTCTGCTCTCCGGGTTTGCTTTTTAACTCTGCCTGCTGGCACACCTGAAAACCATCTTTTAATTACTATTAAAACAcattatataataaaataatatttatgtgATGGTAGTTTATAGGGAGGCAGCAGTTTGGAGGAGTGAGCCATggcaaaaattatttccctctttaaaaaataacattcacGGGTGAAAAGAAGTTTAAACATTCTTTAAGCATGAACAAAAAAGAGATGCTGAGTCATTAGAGCTGTGAACCTGTCCAAGAGCCCCTGGAGGTGGAAAGCCACATTCCTGCTTGGATtgagcctggctgctcccaacccccctgccctgctctggccaGAACAGCAGCTCTCACACTCAATCAGTCTCCAGAGGATTTGATGTTCCTCTAATAACAGGTTTGCACttgaataatttccttttaagaCATCTGATTGCAGAGTATTTCAGCATGGGTATCTTATCCTTCGAAAGCTTTTCAGGTGCAGGGAAAATgtgtccccagcagcaccaccctgtcctggggacaaaACCAGACCTTGGCGGGAAGGGAAAACTGCAGATAATCTTAATTATTACAGATACAGATGGAGGTGTGAAAATCACCCGTTTTTTAACACAGATACtgaaacagctgtgaaacacagTAAGGAAAGTGAACAAAAGCTTAATTAGACAATTACTCACTTCTGAGACAGGCAGATCATTGTGTCATCCCATGGGAAGGCTTTTCCGGAGCCCAGCACCTGAACCTGCAAGCTCTGACTGAAATGAAGGCTGAAATTTGGGCTGGCCAAAATAAATAATGGGGTGAAAATAAATTCTAGTGTTGGCTGAGGGCTGCGGTTACTTCTAAAAGCCCTAAAAGTGCTCTGACCTGGAAGTTTATTTTGCTGTGAGTGTATTTTTGTGGGAAACCATGCATCATTTAATGTGGGAGGTCATCTTGAAGGTTCCTAATTCTCCTACCAGTGCTCTcctaaataaaaaatgaagatttttcagGGTGAGCTGGGGTAAGATGAGGTGCCTGGAGAGAAGGAATGGAACTGTTCCACCAAAGTTCAGAgattgctgctctgctggcacGAGGAAAGCAGAGATGCAACAGCAATATTCAGATAAATGGCAAAGGAACTGAACTTTTACGTTTGGGAGGCTGTAGGAAATAGTCCCAGGTCTAATAAGACATCACATTTTGGCTTATCCCAGACTGATCCAATAATTCAAAATTGTAAAGAAAAGGAGTTTTTCAAGTCTAAGCTCTTGGGCCAACCCTGAGCAcaggccaggctgctcagggctttATCCAGTTGTGATAATTATCCAGTTGTGATAATTATCCAGTTGTGATAATTATccagctgcttttattttatccaACTGTGAGACTGCCCATCCATTAATTTGGGCTCATATCAAACAGACATTTACAAATCACCAGAGGTGAATACATGATACTCATCAGCACTgagttaaatgaaaaataaaaagttgaaTTAAATGGCCTTATTTAAGAATAATCAGTGAGAATCTAGTATTTTTATGTTATATCATTGCCTATATCAAAACACCTGTCAGATAGTATTGGGTGAGGCATAAGTTCTTTCAGTGCCTCCACAGTTTACTAATTACTAATACTAGATAAGTATTAAAAGTTCCCTaagcatgaaaaaataattcaagatattttcaagataattttcaagattaaaaaaattcaaaatttttcaAGATAAATTGATTAAAACCTCTGGACTAGGACAAGGGTTAAAGCAGTGTATAAATCACTACACAAATTGAGGAAACACTGCACAAAAATGAGGAACTACAGTTCCTCCtctaaaatttgtatttttattttccaggagtCCTCATCCTCATAGCCATGATCCTTTTCCCTGTGAACGTGCAAGGAAACAGGCTGTCTCAAGAGCTGGCCTATGGATGTTCCAGCCCTCTGGAGAAACACCTTGGATCCAAACACAACTATGGATATTCCTACTGGATCATGCTGCTCATCCTTTTCCTGAACATTGCTTCTCTCACCATCATCTATTTCTACGACCATGCCAGATATTCCAAgaagaaggagcaggaaagaCCCATTGAAAATGCACCAAAGGATGTTATTCTGTTTTAAGGACTCCTTGGAAAAGGGGGTGTGAAGGAAGATGATTTGAATGTGGACAGCAAATTTCCATTTGCTCTGAACCGTGGGCACACTTCAATTCCCAGATTATTCTGAGGACACAAAACCAGTTTTGGTTTTAGCTGCCTTCTCTTCTGGCCTGAGCCAGATCAAAGAAGATCAAAGCCATTGTTTTTGTTAAATCCCAATTagtgtgggatttgggatctggagGGACACAGAGACTACAAACACCAGGATCCTTTGGGATGAGGAGAAATGGGTACTGCCCCATTTTCTCCTTGCTCTGCTTAGGgatctcctgcagctctggaggctCCTGGGCATGGGAGCACTTGTGGCCAAAAcccccagagcacagggctggagggacGTCCATGCCCTGGAGGAATGTCCCAGCCCTGTGgaggtggcacttggggacaacggtggccttggcagtgctggggaatgcTTGGACTCCATGGATTTTCCACCCCGAATGATTCAACAATTCCATGACAGCAGAGAAGCCCAGTACCTACAGGTGATTCGTGCACAGAAAATCCTGTTTGAGCTTTGAGCACTGCCAAGAGCAAAGGGCAGAGCCACACCTGGGGCAGGTGTGTCCAGCCCCTCTCCACATGCCTCTCCCTGGCACAAAGTGCCCCCAGCTGGATTATCAGTGATGATTTCTGCCCAGGGCCATCCCTTTGCCCAGTTTAAGGAGCGTTTCCTGTGCTCACAAGGACACACAGCTGCAGAACTGCCTAGGAGTGGGGGAACTCCCTTCTCATTCCTCCCAGGGCAGTGAGCAGTGGGACCTTGGGGCAGATCTAAAGTGCAAAATCCTGCTCAGAACACGTGTTCACCATGGTCAGCACTcctgctcctttgcccttcACCTCTCCAACCAGGAGagactttttattcctttaaaaagaaaaaaaaccccaaaacctccttttcctttccagtgtGATTTTTCAGTCATGCTCCATACCTGTCCTGTGATACAAGAGGTGCTCATGGagataaaaaagcattttgaagagGGGATGAGGAGATACAAGAGGTGAATCCTCACTATTTATGTCAGAAAAATTAAGTTTGGAGATGAAAGCAGCCTGCACTATGTGCAGCTGTGCTCTTTCAAAGGAGCCAAGGCAGAGGGATTTTCCATCCCACTTAAAAGGGTGATGAGGGCAGAAtggggaataaaataaaaataaaagagagttTCTAAGACTTGAGGGGTGGCACAGGTCAATAAAATCAGGGCTGATCTTTGCTCTGCATGCCTGGAAGTGCCAGGGAGAGCTGTAAACGTAACATTGGAGCCAAACATTTGCCAGTTTTGCTTTGGCTGCAAAAATTTTCACTTTTGGTGTTAATCTGTCAGTGTTGGGGCCAACCAGCATCCATCACACACCACAGCTGCACTCAGAGTGGTCCCAGGGAGGGATGGAGTTGGAATAatgcagaaggagcaggaattccAGCTCTGGAGAGCTCAGAGTGACCCCAGGGAGGGATGGAGTTGGAATAatgcagaaggagcaggaattccAGCTCTGGAGAGCTCAGAGTGACCCCAGGGAGGGATGGAATTGGAATaatgcaggaggagcaggaattcCAGCTCTGGAGAGCTCAGAGTGACCCCAGGGAGGGATGGAGTTGGAATaatgcaggaggagcaggaattcCAGCTCTGGGGAGCTCAGAGTGACCCCAGGGAGGGATGGAGTTGGAATaatgcaggaggagcaggaattcCAGCTCTGGAGAGCTCAGAGTGACCCCAGGGAGGGATGGAGTTGGAATaatgcaggaggagcaggaattcCAGCTCTGGAGAGCTCAGAGTGACCCCAGGGAGGGATGGAGTTGGAATaatgcaggaggagcaggaattccagctctggggagcaggagaTTCCCCTTGCCTGGGAGCTTCTGCTGCATCTAAACACTGAtatgggaaataaaataaatcctgctTCTGGATGCCTGCTGGGAGCACGTGGCTCTGTTAAAATCACTCTGGAATTCTCTTGTTTGCCTGCAGACACCAGAAAGTCACCGTGGAACAGGGACTCACCTGCTTTGATGTGAGTGCCAGATCAAAGTCACccacaacaccaaaaaaaatcttcagtttaAACAGGAGTTCAAGTTGTAGGTGACTAACAAAGCTACCTCGGGATTCTTCCTCtggatgttttctttcaaattgaGGGCAGGAATTCCCTGCCAGGCACAAAGAGCTGCTCGGTggcagatgctgctgcagggatggggctgaggagCATCCACACATCCCTGCAGGGGTGaactcccccagccccagccagcgCAGCAGGAGTGAACACGCTGAGCTCTCACCAGTGTCTCACCTGAAAATTCCCTCAAATGCTTCCCTAAAATTCCCTGCCAGCGCTGGGAAGTGGCAGCAGAGCACCGAGTGCAGTGGGGAGTTATAATttacagggtgcccagaggagctgtggctgcccctggatccctggaagaatccaaggccaggctggagcaccctgggatagtgggagatgtccctgtccctggaattGGGTGAATTCATGGTCCCAcccaaccccaaaccattctaggatttaTTTAATCCTGGTTCCACgctctcctccctttcagccCCCCCCCTAACCTaccccagggcaggcagaggaatatttattttcaactcTCTGACACCCCTGTAACAGAAATCATTAGCTGTGTCTGTGATCCCGTGCTTGATTTAGAACATCGATTGTTaattccagcagctctcccaccAGCAGAGGATTttaagcagcaggagctgctgactcTTTAGTGGAATAGCTcctgggggacagggattgCTTTTATTGACTGAGTCTCTCTGCCTCTGGCTAGCAGCAAAGCTGCACTGGCTCTTTTCTCCCTGTAATTGTGAATTAACCAGCTCTGCATGCTGTCCAGGAGCTGTGCCCACATCAGAAATTATCGCATTTGCCTGTCTGGAGCTTTGCAATGCGTCGTATTAAatgttttcagctgctgctAAGATTTAGGGTGACTGTTAATCTaccaggattttttctttttttagttttaattttaacttaCCAGGTGTTGAGGATCCTCTGTGGTTTCAAGGAAAAGCTGCCTtattcagcatttctgctgtGTGGTGTAACTTTTATCCAGGGTGAAACTTTGAGAGTGAACTAGAAAGCTCAAAAATTATCTGgtataaataaaaatcacagaactaGAGGATGGTTGGGgtggaagggaacttaaaatTCATCTCATTCCATGGGACACCACTATCCCAGGGTGGCCTTAGATAATTCCAGGGATACAGGAGCAGCCGCAGCTCCTCAgggaacctgtgccagggccccagctccctcacagGGAAAGATTTCTTCCTAAGAGATAActtaaatctctcctctttaaTCCAAAGCCATCCCTCCTCGTCCTGTGCCCTTCCAGAACACCAGGTGAGGATGCACGGCCCAGTTGATGTTATATAGAATTATTGTAAACCCTGCACTCCAATCGGGATCACTTCAGCAGAGACATCCAAGTGATTCATTTAGCCGGGGAAAAACAATCACTTGTTGAGTCAGAGCAGTCATTATGGACAGGTCAGCATGGGTTGGCAGTGAGGGACTGCCTTGGATTTCTCCTCTGGGGAgcaaaaggaggaggaggagcaggagggagctggggctgcctggaTAATTCCCCGTTGCTCCTGTCCAGCCAGGCTCAGCTTTCAGCATTTCTGACCCGGGCCaaggtgaggagcagctggggctgggatgcTGGAGGGGGACTCGCCTGGCAGGCAGCTGGAGGTGCTGAAGGATCCTTCCCTGACCTGCGGAGACACAGCTccggggctggagcagcccggCAGCCCCCGGCAAGGCACGGACGCCGAGAATCACCTGGCACACAGGAGATGGAGCCGGCTTTTCCTTCCAGGAGCGCACCGGGCTGACAGTGCCGgcttttcccttcccaccccaggGGGAGCTGCCGGGATCTGTGCGTTTGTGGATTTGTGCTCCTTAAGGGTTTAAGTGCAGTGAACAGCTCCATTCATTCCCGGGGCTGCCTGCTTGCCAAGAGCCAGCCCAATAATTCCTTCCTGAGCTCCTAAAACCTAATCCAGGCTTGGATTAGATTGCatttacccccccccccccccccttttttatttttttcctttatttttttttttaaccttaccttttcccccttcctgcagcctggctggaATGGGGATGCACAATCCCTGCTGCTGAGATTTTGGTTCAGCAGGTCCCTGGACAGTTTGAATTCCTGCCCTGGATGGCTCCTGAGCAGCCTCTTCCCTCCCACCACACGGGGAATTCCTGAGTATTCttattttgtaataattttgtgttttgtaagCAGGAGCTTCCAAATCCAGGCAGTTCCTGATAACTGACCTTTGTAATCTCATTATCcaaccttggacacttccagggatggggcacatAAATCCAGAATCACCCAATTATCCCAGGGAATTGATGAGTTTTCCAGGAATTAAGGAGTTttctgctggaggagcagcacctgTGGTGCCcaaaccacattaaaaaaaacaaaacaaaaaaaaccaaaaaaaacaaaaaaaacccaaaaaaacaacaaaaaaaatcttggaagaGAAGGgactgaaaaatcaggaaataaaatcCCACCaaacagcattccctggaataACTCAGGACATGAAGTTATCCCTTCCTGCTCTGGTTCTGAAAAGGGAATTTTGCTGGAAAAGGAGGATGCCCGCAgctttttattcccattttcctcccGGCTGTTTGCTCCGGGAGCCAT
Proteins encoded in this region:
- the CLRN3 gene encoding clarin-3, giving the protein MPSRKKTSMFASSFCTCVSSFVLVCVVLATPRWVSSEVRFSRASSNVTISLSYGLFSGTCEQFVDAGLQVSKTTFQVADALSSDISRSLNVATIVVLVLALLSSLLSSGFTCTNAVSNPYQTFLGPVGVYTWNSACGVLILIAMILFPVNVQGNRLSQELAYGCSSPLEKHLGSKHNYGYSYWIMLLILFLNIASLTIIYFYDHARYSKKKEQERPIENAPKDVILF